A part of Hydrogenobacter sp. T-8 genomic DNA contains:
- a CDS encoding HpyAIV family type II restriction enzyme produces the protein MKCEDIISVLNDAIFGKDKQELIERLAENPERFIGLFRPTKPYAKAIQFLLQSHEIKFGDAMEDIIANIFKEQGFNSKVNERLTSNGKNLSVDILLEGDKSAYLIEVKVRDDHDSSKKEGQIFNFQRKLEAFIEVYGEYENLAGIMYFIDNTFQKNKNYYESKLRELSSFFNLEVYLFYGRELFEFFRIGQDWDNLVCCIESWKKTLPDFPVIDYDSDVEDSFTKLKGLSVSTWKKIVENEALWEEDGIMKVLFKEGTTLKELCKYFKNFDGRLKPAYLRLAELLERKIAKIYKEVKSCQSL, from the coding sequence ATGAAGTGTGAAGATATAATTTCTGTCCTAAACGATGCCATATTTGGTAAAGATAAACAAGAACTTATTGAGAGATTAGCGGAAAATCCAGAAAGGTTTATAGGACTTTTCAGACCTACTAAGCCCTATGCGAAAGCTATACAATTTCTACTGCAATCTCACGAGATTAAATTTGGTGATGCTATGGAAGATATAATAGCGAATATTTTTAAGGAACAGGGTTTCAATTCAAAGGTAAACGAGAGATTAACTTCCAATGGAAAAAATCTTAGCGTGGATATACTGCTTGAAGGCGATAAATCTGCATATTTAATAGAAGTAAAGGTTAGAGACGACCATGACTCGTCTAAAAAGGAAGGACAGATTTTTAATTTTCAAAGGAAGTTAGAGGCGTTTATTGAGGTTTATGGCGAGTATGAGAACTTAGCGGGAATAATGTATTTCATTGACAATACCTTTCAGAAGAACAAAAATTATTACGAGAGCAAGTTAAGAGAGCTTAGTAGTTTTTTTAACTTGGAGGTTTATCTTTTTTATGGCAGAGAGTTATTTGAATTTTTCCGTATAGGTCAAGATTGGGATAATTTGGTATGTTGTATAGAAAGCTGGAAGAAAACCCTACCAGATTTTCCAGTAATAGACTATGACTCAGATGTAGAAGATAGTTTTACTAAATTAAAGGGCTTATCAGTAAGCACTTGGAAGAAAATAGTTGAGAACGAGGCTTTATGGGAAGAAGATGGAATAATGAAAGTGCTTTTCAAGGAAGGAACTACATTGAAGGAATTATGTAAGTATTTCAAAAACTTTGATGGGAGACTCAAACCTGCTTACCTAAGGTTAGCTGAGCTTCTGGAAAGAAAAATTGCAAAAATTTATAAGGAGGTTAAGTCATGTCAATCCTTGTAG
- a CDS encoding ferredoxin — protein MSQWVYHNRRSVSVRVDIDTCTACELCYDRLPEVFVDKGDGIPLVIIRVPIENVYEDILQVAEDCPSGSIILY, from the coding sequence ATGTCCCAGTGGGTCTATCATAACAGAAGAAGTGTAAGCGTAAGGGTTGACATAGATACGTGCACCGCTTGTGAGCTTTGCTACGACAGGCTCCCAGAGGTTTTTGTGGACAAGGGGGATGGCATCCCCCTTGTTATCATAAGGGTGCCTATAGAGAATGTATATGAGGACATCCTTCAGGTGGCAGAGGATTGTCCCAGCGGGTCTATAATTCTATACTGA
- the sucC gene encoding ADP-forming succinate--CoA ligase subunit beta, with product MKLHEHQAKELLKRYGLPVPEGRVAFSLQEALQACEELGEFPLVVKAQVHCGGRGKAGGVKLVKNAEELQQAVEGMLGKVLKTFQCPDGKPVSRVWIEKATNIEREYYLSITLDRAVSKPVLMASAEGGMEIEEVAKEKPEAIHMLHIDPALGLMPSQARRIAFKLGLPVNEFVKIALALYKAYIDLDASLVEINPLVLTKEGSLVLLDAKVELDDNALIRHKDLEELEDLTQLDPLEVEAKRYNLNYIKLDGNIGCMVNGAGLAMTTMDIIKLAGGEPANFLDVGGGANVEQIANAFRILMADQNVKAVFINIFGGILRCDRLANGLIEAAKMVEIKVPVVVRMEGTNVEEGRRLLAESGLNFINAVDMWDGAKKAVELARNGL from the coding sequence ATGAAACTGCACGAGCATCAGGCAAAGGAGCTTTTGAAAAGATATGGTCTTCCTGTACCAGAGGGAAGAGTAGCCTTTAGCCTTCAAGAAGCCCTGCAGGCGTGCGAAGAGCTTGGAGAGTTTCCTCTTGTGGTAAAGGCTCAGGTGCACTGCGGTGGGCGTGGAAAGGCTGGCGGTGTAAAGTTAGTCAAAAACGCAGAAGAGCTCCAGCAAGCGGTGGAGGGTATGCTTGGGAAAGTGCTTAAGACCTTCCAGTGTCCTGACGGAAAACCTGTAAGCAGGGTATGGATAGAAAAGGCTACCAACATAGAAAGGGAATACTACCTCTCTATAACCCTTGATAGGGCGGTTTCTAAACCCGTTTTGATGGCTTCTGCGGAGGGTGGAATGGAAATAGAGGAGGTTGCCAAGGAAAAACCAGAAGCCATACACATGCTCCATATAGACCCAGCGTTAGGTCTTATGCCTTCTCAGGCAAGAAGGATAGCCTTTAAACTTGGACTTCCTGTAAACGAGTTTGTAAAGATAGCTTTGGCTCTCTACAAGGCATATATAGACCTTGATGCAAGCCTTGTGGAGATAAACCCACTTGTCCTTACAAAAGAAGGAAGCCTTGTGCTTCTTGACGCAAAGGTGGAGCTTGACGACAATGCCCTAATAAGGCACAAGGACCTTGAAGAGCTTGAAGACCTCACTCAGCTTGACCCTCTTGAGGTGGAAGCAAAGAGGTATAACCTTAACTACATAAAGCTGGATGGAAACATAGGATGTATGGTAAACGGTGCAGGGCTTGCTATGACCACAATGGACATAATAAAGCTTGCAGGAGGAGAGCCTGCCAACTTCCTTGATGTGGGCGGTGGTGCCAACGTGGAACAGATAGCCAACGCCTTTAGGATACTTATGGCGGACCAGAATGTAAAAGCGGTCTTTATAAACATCTTTGGTGGTATCCTTAGATGCGACAGGCTTGCCAATGGTCTTATAGAGGCTGCAAAGATGGTGGAAATAAAGGTTCCCGTTGTGGTTCGTATGGAGGGGACAAACGTAGAAGAAGGCAGAAGACTTTTAGCTGAATCTGGACTGAACTTTATAAACGCAGTGGATATGTGGGATGGGGCAAAGAAGGCGGTGGAGTTGGCAAGAAATGGACTTTAG
- a CDS encoding class I SAM-dependent methyltransferase: protein MALQDKERWDFKYLQGWQSTLHKTLVEFYTYAPVGRALEIACGTGENAIFLAKQGFTVDAIDISIVALKKARRQANERNLKVNFICADLDYFVLKEDTYNLVVNFYYLNRRLIPQIKKALKPNGLIIFETYNERHTLIKRDFNPDYLLKEGELSRFFEDFRVVFYKEEFNISTLVAFK from the coding sequence ATGGCACTTCAGGACAAGGAAAGGTGGGACTTTAAATATCTACAGGGTTGGCAAAGCACGCTCCACAAAACCTTGGTTGAATTTTACACCTATGCACCTGTTGGAAGGGCACTTGAGATAGCTTGTGGAACTGGAGAGAATGCGATTTTTCTTGCAAAGCAAGGCTTTACTGTAGATGCAATTGATATATCTATTGTTGCACTCAAAAAGGCAAGAAGGCAAGCCAATGAAAGGAATCTTAAAGTGAATTTTATATGTGCTGACCTTGACTACTTTGTATTGAAAGAAGATACATATAACCTTGTTGTGAACTTCTATTATCTAAATAGAAGACTTATACCCCAAATAAAGAAGGCTCTAAAGCCTAATGGTTTGATTATCTTTGAAACCTACAATGAAAGGCATACCCTTATAAAAAGGGACTTTAATCCCGATTACCTTCTTAAGGAGGGAGAGCTTTCCAGATTTTTTGAGGACTTTAGAGTAGTTTTTTACAAGGAGGAGTTTAACATATCCACGCTTGTAGCCTTTAAGTAA
- a CDS encoding DNA-methyltransferase, translated as MDFSVVREEDFTGSIPENTLIHGDCRTVMDKLPDGIFDMVFIDPPYFLQLPKKQLRRWKVRTEVNGVCEEWDNFENFQAYDSFVEEVLEGVKRVMKETATLWVIGTYHNIHRWGKIMQDMGFWILNDVIWLKTNPMPNWLGVRFTNATETLIWAVKDKSVKKYTFNKEYAKAFGIGKVYENVWRIPICTGEERLKDEKGKKVHPTQKPVELLKRIILVSTREGDLILDPMAGVGTTGYTASMLGRRWTMIEKKEEYVDWTVKRLASIRTKSLYEQVKT; from the coding sequence ATGGACTTTAGTGTGGTAAGGGAAGAAGACTTTACTGGCTCTATTCCAGAAAACACTCTTATACACGGAGACTGCAGGACTGTAATGGATAAGCTACCAGATGGTATTTTTGATATGGTTTTTATAGACCCACCTTACTTTCTTCAGCTTCCAAAAAAGCAGTTAAGGAGATGGAAGGTTCGCACAGAGGTTAACGGAGTGTGCGAGGAGTGGGACAACTTTGAAAACTTCCAAGCCTACGATAGCTTTGTGGAAGAGGTTTTAGAAGGGGTAAAAAGAGTGATGAAAGAAACCGCAACTCTGTGGGTTATAGGAACATACCATAACATCCACCGCTGGGGCAAGATAATGCAAGATATGGGCTTTTGGATATTAAACGATGTTATATGGCTAAAAACTAACCCTATGCCTAATTGGCTTGGAGTTAGGTTTACAAACGCCACAGAAACACTTATATGGGCTGTAAAGGACAAAAGCGTCAAAAAATACACCTTTAACAAAGAATACGCAAAAGCCTTTGGCATTGGAAAGGTTTACGAGAATGTGTGGAGAATACCCATATGCACAGGGGAGGAAAGACTAAAGGATGAAAAGGGCAAAAAAGTTCATCCCACACAAAAACCCGTTGAACTTCTTAAAAGAATAATTCTTGTCTCTACAAGGGAGGGAGACCTTATTTTAGACCCTATGGCTGGAGTTGGGACTACTGGCTATACCGCAAGCATGCTTGGTCGAAGGTGGACTATGATAGAAAAGAAGGAGGAATATGTAGACTGGACAGTAAAGAGGTTAGCTTCTATAAGAACTAAATCACTATACGAACAGGTTAAAACATGA
- the murD gene encoding UDP-N-acetylmuramoyl-L-alanine--D-glutamate ligase produces the protein MKRVLVWGLGVSGRSAVNLLKAKGFEVYAGDDAKGDSFEEFLHIVDTVVLSPGIPPHHALWKKAQEKGVEVIGELELAWRFFEGRALAITGTDGKSTTTRLTYLMLKEVYANVEEGANAGKPLSEIVLSNPSCLAALEVSSFQGKTLKTFRPIGGAFLNFSEDHLDWHPSLQDYLESKRNIFSRQREEDFLLLNAKDPRIRETPSDAKKFFLLEEGMQGYIKEGRAYFLGEELFEVEKLKIKGKHNWHNALFASAMARLMGVEKEIIQEVLYSFSGLPYRMEYMGSFGGVEVYNDSKSTTVNALRSALESFEDGKVILIAGGKDKGGDFESIKELVKKKTRLGILIGEAKEKIAKAWQGCEVYVEKDLESAVSRAFEFARRGDVILFSPACASFDMFRDYKERGERFKRLVFELGGKNL, from the coding sequence ATGAAGAGAGTTCTTGTCTGGGGTCTTGGCGTTAGCGGAAGGTCTGCGGTTAACCTTTTGAAGGCTAAGGGCTTTGAGGTATATGCAGGAGACGATGCGAAGGGTGATAGCTTTGAAGAGTTCCTCCATATAGTGGATACGGTGGTTCTCTCTCCGGGCATACCACCGCACCACGCACTTTGGAAAAAAGCACAAGAGAAGGGAGTAGAAGTCATAGGAGAGCTTGAGCTCGCTTGGAGGTTCTTTGAGGGCAGAGCCTTAGCTATCACTGGCACAGACGGGAAGTCTACCACTACAAGGCTTACATACCTTATGCTAAAAGAGGTCTATGCCAACGTGGAGGAGGGGGCGAACGCAGGCAAGCCTCTCTCTGAGATAGTCTTAAGCAATCCCTCTTGCCTTGCGGCGCTTGAGGTCTCCTCCTTTCAGGGTAAAACTCTAAAAACCTTTAGACCCATAGGAGGGGCTTTTTTAAACTTTTCGGAGGACCACCTTGATTGGCATCCGAGCCTCCAAGATTACCTTGAGAGCAAAAGAAACATCTTTTCAAGGCAAAGGGAAGAAGACTTTCTCTTATTGAACGCAAAAGACCCAAGAATAAGAGAAACTCCAAGTGATGCAAAAAAGTTTTTCCTCCTTGAAGAGGGTATGCAAGGATACATAAAGGAAGGCAGAGCCTACTTTCTCGGCGAGGAGCTTTTTGAGGTGGAGAAGCTCAAGATAAAGGGGAAACACAACTGGCACAATGCCCTTTTTGCAAGTGCTATGGCAAGACTTATGGGTGTGGAGAAGGAGATAATACAGGAAGTTCTCTATAGCTTTTCTGGACTGCCTTATAGGATGGAGTATATGGGAAGTTTTGGTGGTGTAGAGGTATACAACGATTCTAAGTCTACCACCGTTAACGCCTTAAGGTCCGCCCTTGAAAGTTTTGAAGATGGCAAGGTTATCCTAATAGCAGGTGGAAAGGACAAGGGTGGAGATTTTGAAAGTATAAAGGAGCTTGTTAAGAAAAAGACAAGGCTCGGCATTCTCATAGGTGAGGCAAAGGAGAAGATCGCAAAGGCTTGGCAGGGTTGCGAGGTCTATGTGGAGAAAGACCTTGAGTCTGCGGTATCAAGAGCTTTTGAGTTTGCCAGACGGGGAGATGTTATCCTCTTTTCTCCAGCCTGTGCTTCCTTTGATATGTTTAGAGATTACAAGGAAAGGGGAGAGAGGTTTAAGCGGTTAGTTTTTGAGCTTGGTGGCAAAAATTTATGA
- a CDS encoding MBL fold metallo-hydrolase: MDKILFLGTAGGRASVFRFLRRSGGFLLFLSDSLVHVDPGPGAFVYLHQLGVDPRSIDLVVLSHIHLDHSSDVNAVIESATDGGKIRHVALFAPKSAFEGHHRVVLPFIRERLVMEGFLREGELLSYKSVSVKAVMKHTHHGAETYALLFNDRILYVSCALYEERMLQMYPHNVDVMIINTTLYRKTKPIDHLTVEDAERLICGLRPKKVILTHFGYEFLLQHDPERVAKELSQKYGIPVIPAKDFMEVVL, translated from the coding sequence TTGGATAAGATACTCTTTCTTGGAACTGCAGGCGGTAGGGCAAGCGTTTTTAGATTTTTGCGGAGGTCTGGGGGCTTTTTGCTTTTTTTATCTGATTCGCTGGTGCATGTAGACCCTGGTCCTGGTGCCTTTGTTTATCTTCATCAGCTTGGGGTGGACCCAAGAAGCATAGACTTGGTAGTCTTATCCCACATACATCTTGACCACTCTTCAGATGTAAATGCGGTCATAGAATCTGCCACGGACGGAGGAAAGATAAGACATGTAGCTCTCTTTGCTCCAAAGTCCGCCTTTGAGGGGCATCACAGAGTGGTTCTGCCCTTTATAAGAGAAAGGCTTGTGATGGAAGGTTTTCTTAGAGAAGGTGAACTCCTCTCCTACAAATCAGTGAGTGTAAAGGCTGTGATGAAACATACACATCATGGTGCAGAGACCTATGCACTCCTCTTCAACGACAGAATTCTTTACGTTTCCTGTGCTCTTTATGAAGAGAGGATGCTACAGATGTATCCACATAATGTAGATGTGATGATAATAAACACCACACTCTACAGGAAGACAAAACCCATAGACCACCTTACCGTTGAAGATGCGGAAAGGTTGATATGTGGTTTAAGACCTAAAAAGGTCATACTAACACACTTTGGGTATGAGTTTCTTTTACAACATGACCCTGAAAGGGTTGCAAAAGAGCTATCTCAAAAATACGGAATACCAGTGATACCTGCGAAGGACTTTATGGAGGTAGTCCTTTAG
- a CDS encoding ferredoxin: MALKTKVDPDTCTSCELCYDRVPEVYKNRGDGIAEVVSPGPDGWMLVPAELESEVKEVTDECPSGSIITEEV, translated from the coding sequence ATGGCTCTGAAGACCAAGGTTGATCCAGATACCTGTACCTCATGCGAGCTCTGCTATGACAGGGTTCCCGAGGTCTACAAAAACAGGGGCGATGGCATAGCAGAAGTGGTCAGCCCTGGGCCCGATGGCTGGATGCTTGTCCCTGCAGAGCTTGAAAGCGAGGTCAAAGAGGTTACCGACGAATGTCCCAGTGGGTCTATCATAACAGAAGAAGTGTAA
- a CDS encoding YqaA family protein, with the protein MLEHFFPELKRWAEEFVQEHGYTALFILSFTESIMQPVPPYPFIVSAPIFKLSPYTAGFVAFAGNILGALVAYYLARILGEAFVRKVFGQRLYLKGEALFNRYGFWAVLIGEPYKLVCWLAGLFHMPLWSFILASLIARAIRIGIFVFFGDVLEKFIN; encoded by the coding sequence GTGTTGGAACACTTTTTCCCTGAGTTAAAAAGATGGGCGGAAGAGTTTGTGCAGGAGCATGGCTACACTGCACTCTTTATACTTTCTTTCACAGAATCCATAATGCAGCCAGTGCCACCATATCCCTTTATAGTGAGTGCTCCCATATTCAAGCTAAGTCCATACACTGCAGGCTTTGTAGCCTTTGCAGGAAATATATTAGGTGCTCTGGTTGCCTACTATCTTGCAAGAATCTTGGGAGAAGCCTTTGTAAGAAAGGTTTTTGGTCAGAGACTTTACCTGAAGGGGGAAGCCCTCTTTAACAGATACGGCTTTTGGGCGGTGCTCATAGGAGAACCCTATAAGCTGGTTTGCTGGCTTGCGGGGCTCTTTCACATGCCCCTGTGGAGTTTTATCTTAGCAAGCCTTATTGCAAGAGCTATTAGAATAGGCATATTTGTTTTCTTTGGTGATGTGCTTGAAAAATTTATAAACTAA
- the mreC gene encoding rod shape-determining protein MreC, translating to MKGFVAPSIALLLSIVIYFINLSALPYLSRVYNLLRLAVYPFFELKGNVQENTKRIVETYLFLRNVSEENYRLRQELEEYKLYKAQLLACESNLKSLSQAIDLPLPSGKYSIVYANVVAYDPSGRDTFVLINKGQDKDISEGMLVFSGENLVGIVDSVYGSSSRIRTVFSEEFTLSVGVGDKAYIYRGGFPMGSLLHVKVDDKINVGDVVYVRVPGKVFPQLKVGTVQRVSHDGKGFFKKVDVKPSADVRGAYLILVIRERL from the coding sequence ATGAAAGGATTTGTTGCACCTTCCATAGCTTTGTTATTGAGCATTGTAATTTATTTTATCAATCTTTCCGCATTGCCATACCTAAGCCGGGTTTATAACCTCCTTAGGTTGGCGGTTTATCCCTTTTTTGAGCTAAAGGGAAATGTCCAAGAAAACACAAAAAGGATAGTGGAAACTTACCTGTTTCTAAGAAATGTGAGCGAAGAAAACTATAGATTAAGGCAAGAGCTTGAAGAATATAAATTATACAAGGCTCAACTTCTTGCCTGCGAGAGCAACCTGAAAAGCCTAAGCCAAGCCATAGACCTTCCCCTTCCTTCAGGCAAATATTCAATAGTTTACGCAAATGTGGTTGCCTACGACCCATCAGGTAGGGATACCTTCGTGCTTATAAATAAGGGACAGGATAAGGATATATCTGAGGGTATGTTGGTATTTTCTGGAGAGAACTTGGTGGGCATCGTAGATAGTGTGTATGGAAGCTCTTCAAGGATAAGAACAGTCTTCTCTGAGGAATTCACGCTTAGCGTTGGGGTGGGAGATAAGGCGTATATATACAGAGGTGGGTTCCCCATGGGGTCTTTACTTCACGTCAAGGTTGATGACAAGATTAATGTGGGCGATGTGGTTTATGTAAGGGTGCCGGGCAAAGTCTTCCCTCAGTTGAAGGTCGGCACTGTTCAGCGAGTGTCTCATGATGGAAAGGGCTTTTTTAAGAAGGTGGATGTCAAACCCTCCGCAGATGTAAGAGGGGCTTACCTTATTCTCGTCATAAGAGAAAGGTTATGA
- the mrdA gene encoding penicillin-binding protein 2, with protein MLVGIFVYALIFLRLLYLQLFRGEYYRELAQRNYVRKRVIYPQRGDILDRRGEKLAYDTPRYILLLDHQKLQEEGNLREVLMNVEEIFGVKLDYESIKKRKAIEPVVLTELKTQEEIDKFYNYSYKLPGVFINTVPTRNYPLGEVCAHVVGYVSYPTERHYQKYGDRIGSQSLVGVYGLEGVFDTDLLGRVGAEEVMVNAIGRVIGNLGYEEPKKGITLLTTIDSRIQKIAYEVFRDSGHKAGAVLIMDTRTGEVLALLSYPSFDPNRIADLWSQYNSDKFRPLFNRATQAKYPPASVIKPALGVALLEKGVSPREGVVCRGHFELGNRKFFCWNKAGHGWENLHGAIKDSCDVYFYHFGYYKLGPREIERTLRSFSYGENIPFDLPIAKGFIPTPEWKRSKVKEPWYGGDTVNMSIGQGYMKATLFEQTLMMMAIANNGVIYKPLLVKEKRDASGRVIWKAGKSVYKLVKAKPEHFAIVREALRDVVRSGTATSAYSTIVDIAGKTGTAQVSIHSARRRNLPYHLRDHAWFVGFAPYRDPVFVIGVLVEHGGSGGAVAAPIARKILERIYMEGIHKELT; from the coding sequence ATGCTTGTAGGTATCTTTGTCTATGCTCTTATTTTCCTTAGATTGCTCTACCTTCAACTTTTTAGAGGTGAATACTACAGAGAGCTTGCTCAAAGAAATTACGTGAGGAAGAGGGTTATATATCCTCAGAGGGGGGATATTCTTGACAGAAGAGGGGAAAAGTTAGCTTATGACACTCCGAGGTATATACTCCTTCTTGACCATCAAAAATTGCAAGAAGAAGGGAATCTTAGGGAGGTTTTGATGAATGTTGAAGAAATATTTGGAGTTAAACTGGATTATGAAAGTATAAAAAAGAGAAAGGCAATAGAACCGGTTGTCCTGACAGAGCTAAAGACACAAGAAGAGATAGATAAATTCTATAACTACAGCTACAAGCTACCAGGTGTCTTTATAAACACGGTGCCAACAAGAAACTACCCTCTGGGTGAGGTATGTGCCCATGTGGTAGGCTATGTTTCCTACCCTACGGAAAGACACTATCAGAAATATGGGGACAGGATCGGAAGTCAGAGTTTGGTGGGTGTATATGGGCTTGAGGGGGTTTTTGATACAGACCTTCTGGGCAGGGTCGGGGCTGAGGAAGTTATGGTGAACGCAATTGGAAGGGTTATAGGAAATCTGGGCTACGAAGAGCCAAAGAAGGGCATAACCCTTTTAACCACCATAGACTCAAGAATACAGAAAATAGCCTATGAGGTCTTTAGAGACTCTGGACACAAGGCTGGTGCGGTTCTTATAATGGATACGAGGACTGGTGAGGTGTTGGCACTTCTAAGCTACCCATCTTTTGACCCCAACAGAATAGCAGACTTATGGAGTCAATATAACAGTGATAAATTCAGACCTCTTTTCAATAGGGCAACACAGGCAAAGTATCCCCCTGCATCGGTTATAAAGCCTGCATTGGGAGTAGCCTTGCTTGAAAAGGGTGTGTCTCCAAGAGAAGGTGTTGTATGCAGGGGACATTTTGAGCTTGGAAACAGAAAGTTCTTCTGCTGGAACAAGGCAGGACACGGCTGGGAGAACCTACACGGAGCAATAAAAGACTCTTGCGACGTCTACTTTTATCATTTTGGCTACTACAAACTTGGTCCAAGGGAGATAGAAAGAACTCTCAGGAGCTTTTCTTACGGAGAAAACATACCCTTTGACCTTCCTATTGCAAAAGGTTTTATACCAACCCCAGAATGGAAAAGAAGCAAAGTAAAAGAGCCATGGTATGGTGGAGACACGGTTAACATGTCTATAGGGCAAGGATACATGAAGGCTACCCTCTTTGAGCAAACTCTTATGATGATGGCGATAGCCAATAATGGGGTTATATACAAACCTCTGCTGGTAAAGGAAAAAAGAGACGCAAGCGGAAGGGTAATATGGAAAGCCGGCAAGAGCGTTTATAAGTTGGTAAAAGCTAAGCCAGAGCATTTTGCCATTGTTAGGGAAGCACTTAGAGATGTAGTAAGGTCAGGAACTGCTACCTCTGCCTATTCCACAATCGTTGATATAGCAGGCAAAACGGGAACTGCTCAGGTCTCTATCCACAGTGCAAGAAGAAGAAACCTCCCTTATCATCTTAGAGACCATGCATGGTTTGTGGGTTTTGCACCTTACAGAGACCCTGTTTTTGTGATAGGAGTACTTGTAGAACATGGAGGCTCTGGAGGTGCGGTCGCTGCACCTATAGCAAGAAAGATTCTTGAAAGGATATACATGGAAGGCATACACAAGGAGCTTACTTAA
- the sucD gene encoding succinate--CoA ligase subunit alpha, which yields MSILVDKNTKVLVQGITGKEGSFHAIQCKAYGTQVVAGVTPGKGGQSVEGIPVFNTVEDAVRETGANCSLIFVPPAFAGDAIVEALDAGIELVVCITEGIPVRDMMMVKDYMKKNYPNAKLIGPNCPGVITPGEAKVGIMPGHIFKRGSIGIVSRSGTLTYEASYQLTQFGLGQSTAVGIGGDPVHGLSHKDVIAMFNQDPKTEAILMIGEIGGTAEEEAAEYIKEHVKKPVFAYIAGITAPPGRRMGHAGAIISGGKGTAQAKMQALREAGVTVIENPAFIGKTVAEAIGKI from the coding sequence ATGTCAATCCTTGTAGACAAAAACACAAAAGTCTTAGTCCAAGGCATAACAGGAAAGGAAGGCTCTTTCCATGCTATCCAATGCAAAGCCTATGGCACTCAGGTAGTGGCAGGTGTTACTCCTGGCAAAGGAGGTCAGTCTGTAGAGGGTATACCTGTCTTTAACACTGTGGAAGATGCTGTCAGAGAAACTGGTGCTAACTGCTCACTTATCTTTGTCCCACCAGCCTTTGCAGGAGATGCCATAGTGGAAGCTCTGGATGCAGGCATAGAGCTCGTGGTATGTATAACAGAAGGCATACCAGTTAGAGACATGATGATGGTGAAAGACTACATGAAGAAAAACTATCCCAACGCCAAGCTTATAGGTCCAAACTGCCCAGGAGTGATAACCCCAGGCGAGGCAAAGGTGGGCATAATGCCAGGGCATATCTTCAAAAGAGGTTCTATAGGCATAGTTTCAAGAAGTGGGACGCTTACCTACGAGGCATCCTATCAGCTCACTCAGTTTGGACTTGGACAGTCCACTGCGGTGGGAATAGGTGGAGACCCAGTTCATGGGCTTTCTCACAAAGACGTTATAGCCATGTTTAACCAAGACCCAAAAACCGAGGCTATACTTATGATAGGAGAAATAGGTGGAACTGCGGAAGAAGAAGCGGCGGAGTATATAAAGGAGCACGTGAAAAAGCCAGTATTTGCCTACATTGCAGGCATAACCGCACCACCGGGAAGGCGTATGGGACATGCGGGTGCTATAATAAGTGGAGGCAAAGGCACAGCTCAAGCAAAAATGCAAGCCTTAAGGGAAGCAGGCGTGACGGTAATAGAAAACCCTGCCTTTATAGGAAAGACTGTGGCGGAGGCTATCGGAAAGATATGA